One region of Vitis vinifera cultivar Pinot Noir 40024 chromosome 1, ASM3070453v1 genomic DNA includes:
- the LOC100247122 gene encoding histidine kinase 3, which produces MSFLHVLGFGLKVGHLLLMLCCWIISVIPVNWFINGGVMETKAGLLSDGGKIWMRLWEKMFGNSGKIPHHWYQKFWSKKVGKTWWRKLLFTWVLMWIMVSLWIFSYLSLQASEKRKETLGSMCDERARMLQDQFNVSMNHVQAMSILISTFHHGKNPSAIDQGTFARYTERTAFERPLTSGVAYAVRVLHSEREQFEKQQGWTIKRMDTPEQTPVHEDNHASENLEPSPVQEEYAPVIFAQDTVSHVISLDMLSGKEDRENVLRARASGKAVLTAPFRLFKTNSLGVILTFAVYKSDLLSNATPNERIQATHGYLGGVFHIESLVEKLLQQLASKQTILVNVYDTTDTDHPISMYGSNVSDDGLQHVSALNFGDPFRKHEMRCRFKQKAPWPWLAITTSTGILVIALLVGHIFHATVNRIAKVEEDYRDMMMLKKRAEAADVAKSQFLATVSHEIRTPMNGVLGMLHMLIDTDLDVTQQDYVRTAQASGKALVSLINEVLDQAKIESGKLELEELQFDLQAILDDVLSLFSGKSQEKGVELAVYISDRVPKMLIGDPGRFRQIITNLMGNSIKFTEKGHIFVTIHLVEELMDSIEVETESSSKNTLSGLPVADRRCSWEGFRTFNQEGLTSPFSSSSSDLIHLIVSVEDTGVGIPEEAQSRVFTPFMQVGPSISRIHGGTGIGLSISKCLVGLMNGEIGFVSRPNVGSTFTFTAVFSGGCSKSNEYKCQPTNNQSNAVSSEFQGMAALVVDPNPVRAKVSRYHIQRLGIRVEVTSDLNQVFSSISSGNTAINMVLVEQDVWDKDSNLSALFGNKLKKLDLEVPPKLFLLANSISSTRNSAAISGVYNPTVIMKPLRASMLAASLQRALGVGNKGVCQNGEHPSLSLRNLLRGRKILVVDDNNVNLRVAAGALKKYGADVVCADSGKSAIPLLKPPHDFDACFMDIQMPEMDGFEATGIIREMERNVNSRIQHGEVSVEAYANISNWHLPILAMTADVIQATHEECLRCGMDGYVSKPFEAEQLYREVSRFFQPPPEQNQ; this is translated from the exons ATGAGTTTTCTCCATGTGTTGGGGTTTGGTCTGAAGGTGGGACATCTCCTTTTGATGCTATGTTGCTGGATTATATCTGTGATCCCTGTGAACTGGTTCATTAATGGTGGAGTCATGGAAACCAAGGCTGGTTTACTTAGTGATGGTGGAAAGATATGGATGAGATTGTGGGAGAAGATGTTTgggaacagtggtaagatcccCCATCACTGGTACCAGAAGTTTTGGTCCAAGAAGGTTGGAAAGACATGGTGGAGAAAGCTTTTGTTTACATGGGTTCTGATGTGGATCATGGTGTCTTTGTGGATCTTCTCGTATCTGAGCCTACAAGCTTCTGAAAAGAGGAAGGAAACCCTTGGAAGCATGTGTGATGAGAGGGCTAGGATGTTGCAGGATCAGTTTAATGTGAGTATGAACCATGTTCAGGCCATGTCCATTTTGATCTCAACCTTCCACCATGGCAAGAACCCATCTGCAATTGATCAG GGGACTTTTGCGAGGTACACTGAAAGAACTGCTTTCGAGAGGCCCCTCACAAGTGGCGTGGCATATGCGGTGAGGGTGCTCCACTCGGAAAGAGAACAATTCGAGAAGCAACAAGGGTGGACTATTAAGAGGATGGATACGCCTGAGCAAACGCCGGTTCACGAGGATAACCATGCCTCGGAGAACCTGGAGCCCTCCCCAGTTCAGGAAGAATATGCCCCTGTCATTTTTGCACAAGATACTGTCTCACATGTGATTTCGCTTGATATGCTGTCAGGAAAG GAAGATCGTGAAAATGTGTTGCGTGCAAGAGCATCAGGAAAAGCGGTTCTCACCGCTCCTTTCAGGCTATTCAAAACCAACAGCCTTGGAGTTATATTGACATTTGCTGTCTACAAGTCAGATCTCCTCTCAAATGCAACACCAAATGAGAGGATCCAAGCGACCCATGG GTATCTTGGTGGAGTCTTTCATATTGAATCACTCGTGGAGAAGTTACTTCAACAGCTTGCAAGCAAGCAAACTATCCTTGTCAATGTGTATGACACAACTGATACTGACCACCCAATCAGCATGTATGGTTCAAATGTATCGGATGATGGCTTACAGCATGTTAGCGCCCTTAACTTTGGGGACCCATTCAGAAAGCATGAGATGCGCTGCAG ATTCAAACAAAAAGCACCATGGCCATGGCTAGCAATAACAACTTCAACTGGCATACTTGTAATTGCATTGCTTGTTGGGCATATATTCCATGCGACAGTGAACAGAATTGCTAAAGTCGAGGAGGATTACCGGGACATGATGATGCTCAAAAAGCGAGCAGAGGCAGCTGATGTTGCAAAATCTCAG TTCCTTGCCACTGTTTCTCATGAGATCAGAACCCCAATGAATGGTGTTCTCG GAATGTTACATATGCTTATAGACACGGATCTAGATGTAACTCAACAAGACTACGTGAGAACTGCACAGGCTAGTGGAAAAGCTCTAGTCTCACTTATAAATGAGGTTTTGGACCAGGCAAAGATTGAATCTGGTAAACTTGAGCTTGAGGAATTACAGTTTGATCTGCAGGCAATTTTGGATGATGTCTTGTCCCTCTTTTCTGGAAAATCTCAAGAAAAAGGAGTGGag TTGGCAGTTTATATTTCTGATCGAGTTCCCAAAATGCTAATCGGTGATCCGGGGAGGTTTCGCCAAATCATCACCAATCTCATGGGAAACTCAATCAAA TTTACAGAGAAAGGGCACATCTTTGTTACCATTCATCTTGTGGAGGAGTTGATGGATTCAATAGAAGTTGAGACAGAGTCATCATCTAAAAACACCTTAAGTGGTCTCCCTGTAGCAGATAGACGCTGCAGCTGGGAAGGATTCAGGACTTTCAATCAAGAGGGACTCACTAGTCCTTTCTCATCATCCTCCTCCGACCTCATCCATCTAATTGTATCAGTTGAGGATACAGGTGTAGGTATCCCTGAAGAAGCTCAATCTCGTGTTTTCACTCCCTTCATGCAGGTGGGTCCATCCATTTCTAGAATACATGGGGGCACAGGTATCGGGTTAAGCATAAGCAAATGTTTGGTTGGCCTTATGAATGGAGAAATCGGGTTTGTAAGTAGACCCAATGTTGGATCCACTTTCACTTTTACTGCTGTCTTCTCCGGTGGATGCTCCAAATCAAATGAGTACAAGTGCCAGCCAACTAACAACCAGTCTAATGCTGTCTCGTCAGAATTTCAGGGCATGGCAGCATTAGTTGTGGACCCCAACCCTGTACGGGCCAAGGTGTCAAGGTATCATATCCAGCGGCTGGGGATCCGTGTTGAAGTCACTTCAGATTTGAATCAAGTTTTCTCCAGCATAAGCAGTGGGAATACAGCTATCAACATGGTCCTAGTTGAACAGGACGTTTGGGATAAGGACTCAAACCTTTCTGCTCTCTTTggtaataaattaaagaaacttGATCTGGAGGTTCCTCCTAAACTGTTTCTTCTAGCTAATTCCATCAGCTCTACCAGAAATAGTGCTGCAATTTCTGGGGTTTATAATCCAACTGTCATCATGAAGCCTCTGAGGGCCAGTATGCTGGCTGCATCTCTACAACGAGCCCTGGGTGTTGGGAACAAGGGGGTTTGCCAGAATGGAGAGCACCCCAGTTTGTCTCTCCGCAATCTTCTTCGTGGGAGAAAAATTCTAGTTGTGGATGACAATAATGTGAACCTCAGAGTAGCTGCTGGTGCATTGAAGAAGTACGGAGCTGATGTCGTCTGTGCAGACAGTGGGAAAAGTGCAATCCCACTGCTTAAACCTCCCCACGACTTTGATGCCTGTTTCATGGATATCCAGATGCCAGAAATGGACGG GTTTGAAGCTACTGGGATAATTAGGGAAATGGAACGGAACGTCAATAGTCGAATCCAACACGGAGAAGTTTCTGTGGAAGCTTATGCAAATATTTCGAACTGGCACCTACCCATTTTGGCCATGACTGCAGATGTCATCCAGGCCACACACGAGGAATGCCTGAGGTGCGGAATGGATGGATATGTATCAAAACCATTTGAAGCTGAACAACTTTATCGCGAGGTTTCACGCTTCTTTCAACCACCTCCAGAACAGAACCAATAG